A single genomic interval of halophilic archaeon DL31 harbors:
- a CDS encoding cation transporter (PFAM: Cation transporter~KEGG: hvo:HVO_1057 trk potassium uptake system protein TrkH), producing the protein MSLRVDCRASLSLVGTVLKYLAVPLSLPTLVAIAYGESTIPFLTTIALTVAVGYSLERLRPNPDIGAREGFLMVSSTWLAVALVGMVPYLVAAHGIPFLLEPIYAASTLANPVNALFETMSGFTTTGATVLGSISVEDHTYSIMLWRQLTQWLGGMGIVVLAVAILPELSVGGAQLMDAEAPGPGIEKLTPKIAETARVLWGAYLGITLAEIALLYGVHLLGMAPSMDAFNAVAHGLTTMPTGGFSPQARSIEAFSAAAQWVIIPFMAIAGTNFALVWHALSGSPERLWKDTEFRAYMGAVGVLTAILTGLLFTGGMTNPATIPPGSTFDAAYVQEYAAVLTGNVEPALRHALFQALTVITTTGYASMDFDAWSEAARYVLLFGMFIGGSAGSTGGAVKIIRWIVIAKAARRELFTTAHPEAVRPVRLNGNALDDRAIRGIVTFTLLYLIIFFVGSLLLFLDAVRAGVDLTVLEVMAASASTLGNVGPAFYRLGPMGNYLPFSDASKLFMLLLMWAGRLEILPLLVCLTPEYWRR; encoded by the coding sequence GTGTCGCTTCGCGTCGATTGCCGAGCCAGCCTGAGTCTGGTTGGGACCGTTCTCAAGTATCTCGCGGTGCCGCTCTCACTCCCGACACTCGTCGCTATCGCCTACGGTGAATCGACGATCCCATTCCTCACGACGATTGCCCTGACCGTCGCAGTCGGCTACAGCCTCGAACGGCTCCGTCCGAACCCGGATATCGGCGCTCGCGAAGGATTCCTGATGGTGTCGTCGACCTGGCTTGCAGTCGCGCTGGTCGGGATGGTGCCGTATCTCGTCGCCGCCCACGGCATTCCGTTCCTGCTGGAGCCAATCTACGCCGCCTCTACCCTCGCCAATCCGGTGAACGCGCTGTTCGAAACGATGTCCGGCTTCACCACGACCGGCGCGACGGTACTGGGCAGCATCTCCGTCGAGGACCACACCTACAGCATCATGCTCTGGCGCCAGCTGACCCAGTGGCTCGGCGGGATGGGTATCGTCGTCCTCGCGGTCGCCATCCTCCCGGAACTCTCAGTTGGCGGCGCCCAGTTGATGGACGCCGAGGCGCCTGGGCCGGGCATCGAGAAGCTCACCCCGAAAATTGCTGAGACCGCGCGCGTGCTCTGGGGGGCGTACCTCGGCATCACGCTCGCGGAAATCGCGCTGCTCTACGGGGTTCACCTGCTGGGAATGGCGCCGTCAATGGACGCCTTCAACGCTGTCGCCCACGGGCTGACCACCATGCCGACCGGCGGATTCTCGCCGCAGGCCCGCAGTATCGAGGCGTTCTCCGCGGCCGCCCAGTGGGTCATCATCCCCTTCATGGCCATCGCGGGCACCAACTTCGCGCTCGTCTGGCACGCCCTCTCCGGGTCACCCGAGCGACTCTGGAAGGACACCGAGTTCCGCGCGTATATGGGCGCTGTTGGGGTTCTCACCGCGATTCTGACCGGCCTGCTGTTCACCGGCGGGATGACCAACCCGGCGACCATCCCACCCGGCTCGACGTTCGACGCAGCCTACGTTCAGGAGTACGCGGCAGTCCTCACCGGGAACGTCGAGCCCGCCCTCCGGCATGCGCTGTTCCAGGCGCTCACGGTCATCACAACGACGGGGTACGCCAGTATGGACTTCGACGCGTGGAGTGAGGCCGCCCGGTACGTGCTGCTGTTCGGGATGTTCATCGGCGGCTCCGCTGGGTCGACTGGCGGGGCAGTGAAGATCATCCGCTGGATCGTTATCGCGAAAGCAGCGCGCCGCGAACTGTTCACGACTGCCCACCCCGAGGCTGTCCGCCCCGTTCGCCTGAACGGGAACGCACTCGACGACCGCGCGATCCGGGGTATCGTGACGTTCACGCTCCTCTATCTGATCATCTTCTTCGTCGGCTCACTACTGCTGTTTCTCGACGCGGTACGAGCGGGCGTCGACCTGACGGTGCTCGAAGTCATGGCCGCGTCGGCGTCGACGCTCGGGAACGTCGGCCCGGCGTTCTACCGGCTCGGCCCGATGGGGAACTACCTCCCCTTCTCAGACGCGTCGAAGCTGTTCATGCTGTTGTTGATGTGGGCGGGGCGCCTCGAAATCCTCCCGCTGCTGGTCTGTCTGACGCCGGAGTACTGGCGACGCTGA
- a CDS encoding transcriptional regulator, HxlR family (PFAM: Helix-turn-helix, HxlR type~KEGG: hbo:Hbor_34250 predicted transcriptional regulator), with translation MNTDEDSSDGPEPVELWCAGEEWCPVTTTATLIGRKWHPVIIHRLLEHGPSGFNELQTNVDGISSKVLSDSLDDLEEHGLVNREILSEKPVRVEYSLTGRGTSLSPVIYAMRDWGLEHLTKPKQD, from the coding sequence ATGAACACTGACGAAGATTCCTCGGACGGACCCGAACCGGTCGAGCTGTGGTGTGCTGGCGAGGAGTGGTGTCCGGTGACGACCACGGCGACCCTCATCGGGAGGAAGTGGCACCCGGTCATCATTCACCGCCTCCTCGAACACGGCCCGAGCGGGTTCAACGAACTCCAGACCAACGTCGACGGTATCTCCAGCAAGGTGCTCTCTGACAGCCTCGATGATCTGGAAGAACACGGGCTCGTGAACCGGGAGATACTCAGCGAGAAACCAGTGCGAGTGGAGTACTCGCTCACTGGGCGCGGGACGTCGCTCTCGCCGGTCATCTACGCGATGCGGGACTGGGGGCTCGAACACCTGACCAAGCCAAAACAAGACTGA
- a CDS encoding hypothetical protein (KEGG: hut:Huta_1100 hypothetical protein) — protein sequence MTRQLRRRGFLAGVGAAAVAGCLGRAGSGTDTGETEVAPSGPPTAGRQLPLPMSPDQLSDAAVSGGPSKDGIPSIDDPSFVAAREAPADLAPDDPVFGIVLDGEAKAYSQKILAYHEICNDVVGGRPVSVTYCPLTGTAIGFERGRTTFGVSGRLVNNNLIMYDRATETWWPQMLSTAIPGAWNESPEIQSLQHVPVVWTTWQRWRAAYPETRLLSRETGYARNYENDPYGSYNPREGYYAPSAKPLFPALSEDDRLPPKAVVFGSRTSDGAAAVGKRHLRETGLVTGTLGGTPILAVYDPVLDTGHLYRNPDQRAFEYRDGTVVAEDGESHEPDALPLKGLLAFDAMWFAWAGFYPDTTLYV from the coding sequence ATGACGCGACAGCTGCGCCGACGCGGATTTCTCGCTGGAGTCGGAGCCGCGGCAGTGGCCGGCTGTTTGGGGCGTGCTGGGAGCGGCACGGATACCGGTGAGACTGAAGTGGCACCTTCGGGGCCGCCGACAGCTGGCAGACAGCTGCCGTTGCCGATGTCGCCCGACCAACTCAGTGACGCCGCGGTCTCCGGCGGCCCGTCGAAGGACGGGATTCCGTCAATTGATGATCCGAGCTTCGTGGCCGCTCGAGAAGCGCCAGCCGACCTCGCCCCCGACGACCCGGTGTTCGGGATCGTTCTCGACGGCGAGGCCAAAGCGTACTCACAGAAGATTCTGGCCTACCACGAGATCTGTAACGACGTGGTCGGTGGGCGACCGGTGAGCGTGACGTACTGCCCGCTGACGGGAACAGCAATCGGATTCGAGCGCGGGAGAACAACGTTCGGCGTCTCGGGCCGACTGGTCAACAACAACCTCATCATGTACGACCGGGCGACTGAAACGTGGTGGCCGCAGATGCTCTCGACCGCGATTCCGGGCGCGTGGAACGAGTCGCCCGAAATCCAGTCGCTCCAGCACGTGCCGGTCGTCTGGACGACCTGGCAGCGCTGGCGGGCTGCCTACCCCGAGACCCGACTGCTCTCCCGGGAGACAGGCTACGCACGCAACTACGAGAACGACCCCTACGGCTCGTACAATCCGCGTGAAGGGTACTACGCGCCCTCGGCAAAGCCATTGTTTCCAGCGCTCTCCGAAGACGACCGACTGCCACCGAAAGCCGTCGTCTTCGGAAGCCGGACGAGCGACGGCGCGGCTGCGGTGGGCAAGCGTCACCTCCGCGAGACGGGGCTTGTGACTGGGACGCTTGGTGGCACACCCATCCTTGCGGTGTACGACCCAGTGCTGGATACGGGACACCTCTACCGCAACCCCGACCAACGCGCGTTCGAGTATCGGGATGGCACCGTCGTCGCAGAGGATGGCGAATCCCACGAGCCCGACGCGCTCCCCCTGAAGGGGCTGCTCGCATTCGACGCGATGTGGTTCGCGTGGGCGGGGTTCTACCCGGACACAACGCTCTATGTCTGA
- a CDS encoding hypothetical protein (KEGG: hut:Huta_1101 hypothetical protein), with amino-acid sequence MSDAASVKTGRSDPEGGESAFSGTRYALRAVVGRRDALAVTLAFGVSYLVVYLATVGDLSLGGTGALTVRTVDDISLAVQGTGFFRFEAIALLQVGGVSYLFSPLNLAVGATLATLVAANAGVSYLALVQPRACGLEATSGAFASFPALLSGAACCGPTVLLLIGVQASATIVTGFQLLVPLAVLLLVASLLLVGRTVEPSLLNGT; translated from the coding sequence ATGTCTGACGCCGCCTCCGTCAAAACCGGACGCAGTGACCCTGAAGGCGGGGAATCCGCCTTCAGCGGAACGCGCTACGCCCTCCGTGCCGTAGTTGGCCGTCGTGACGCTCTGGCCGTCACGCTGGCGTTCGGAGTCAGCTATCTGGTGGTCTATCTTGCGACGGTCGGCGACCTCTCCCTCGGTGGTACTGGGGCGCTCACAGTCAGAACAGTCGACGACATCTCACTCGCCGTGCAGGGGACCGGTTTCTTCCGGTTCGAAGCCATCGCGCTCCTGCAGGTCGGCGGCGTGAGCTACCTCTTCTCCCCCCTCAACCTCGCCGTAGGAGCGACACTCGCCACATTGGTGGCTGCGAATGCGGGCGTGAGCTACCTCGCGCTCGTCCAACCGCGCGCCTGCGGGCTGGAGGCCACCTCGGGTGCGTTCGCAAGCTTTCCAGCGCTGCTCTCTGGAGCGGCCTGCTGTGGTCCAACGGTGCTGTTGCTGATTGGGGTACAAGCCAGTGCGACCATCGTCACGGGCTTTCAACTCCTGGTACCGCTGGCGGTGCTACTCCTTGTCGCGAGTCTCCTGCTCGTCGGCCGGACCGTGGAGCCGTCACTACTGAACGGAACCTGA
- a CDS encoding protein of unknown function DUF1508 (PFAM: Protein of unknown function DUF1508~KEGG: hut:Huta_2713 protein of unknown function DUF1508), translating to MSTDSSESALQRVYRTRIAEPHTEDEVLGYWVFVVGLALGFLSIVTFLASTAGGGLRETAIVFGGFGLIMLLAGPTIRLPLQDGATRIIYTGVAVATAGVIYFILVFPDGWTVAAGNSTVIVVYGLGIGIIGVGAVIVPLLARTSEEEVSALHREIVDLETALEDTAADESDMADAVGELRAALADTEADEADLASLAEELRETTADAEADEADLAAQLRSLRQSQARFELYEDAGGQHRFRLRHRNGNIVASSGEGYTRRHNAQKGLESVRRNALGASVLRIESEAELAEAGEAFEPPEEHESQTTFELFEDKGGSYRWRLRHDNGNIVADSGEGYSRKRDAMQAIERVQEYAGPGEYLRLDPVGFELYRDAEGKWRWRLIHKNGNILADGGEGYSRRRDARRAVDRIRGDLESLKFETYKDSADEHRWRLTAANGNIVADSGEGYASASGVKEAVERVKGYTPDAHALDIGWAAFEIFEDNGGKFRWRLRHRNGNIMADCGGSYSSKSGAEDAVDSFKLNAPGAEQVEDGDADTEV from the coding sequence ATGTCCACAGATTCCTCTGAGAGCGCGTTACAGCGAGTGTATCGGACACGGATTGCCGAGCCCCATACCGAAGACGAGGTGTTGGGCTACTGGGTGTTCGTCGTCGGGCTCGCGCTCGGCTTCCTGAGTATCGTCACGTTTCTCGCGAGCACCGCCGGCGGCGGCCTCCGGGAGACCGCGATCGTCTTCGGCGGCTTTGGTCTCATCATGCTGCTTGCGGGGCCGACGATACGGCTCCCACTCCAGGACGGCGCGACGCGCATCATCTACACAGGCGTCGCTGTTGCCACGGCTGGCGTGATCTACTTCATTCTCGTTTTCCCCGACGGGTGGACCGTTGCCGCCGGGAACAGCACCGTCATCGTGGTGTACGGACTCGGCATCGGCATCATCGGCGTTGGCGCGGTCATCGTCCCGCTGCTCGCCCGAACGAGCGAGGAGGAAGTCTCGGCACTCCACCGCGAAATCGTCGACCTCGAGACGGCACTCGAGGATACTGCGGCTGACGAGTCAGATATGGCCGACGCCGTCGGTGAGCTTCGCGCCGCACTGGCCGACACCGAGGCCGACGAGGCCGACCTCGCGAGCCTGGCCGAGGAACTCCGCGAGACGACTGCTGACGCCGAGGCTGACGAAGCCGACCTCGCTGCACAGCTCCGCTCGTTGCGCCAGAGCCAGGCTCGTTTCGAACTCTACGAGGATGCGGGCGGGCAGCACCGCTTCCGCCTGCGCCACCGCAACGGCAACATCGTCGCCTCCAGCGGCGAGGGGTACACCCGGCGACACAACGCACAGAAGGGACTCGAGAGCGTCCGCCGGAACGCACTGGGTGCGAGCGTGCTCCGTATCGAGTCCGAGGCTGAACTCGCGGAGGCCGGCGAGGCCTTCGAGCCGCCCGAGGAACACGAGAGCCAGACCACCTTCGAGCTGTTCGAAGACAAAGGTGGGAGCTACCGCTGGCGCCTCCGCCACGATAACGGCAACATCGTCGCCGACTCCGGTGAGGGGTACAGCCGAAAGCGCGACGCCATGCAGGCCATCGAGCGGGTCCAGGAGTACGCTGGCCCCGGCGAGTATCTCCGACTCGACCCTGTCGGCTTCGAGCTCTACCGTGACGCCGAAGGGAAGTGGCGGTGGCGGCTCATCCACAAGAACGGCAACATCCTCGCCGACGGCGGTGAGGGTTACAGCCGGCGCCGTGACGCACGACGCGCCGTCGACCGCATCCGTGGCGACCTCGAGAGCCTCAAGTTCGAGACCTACAAGGACAGCGCCGACGAGCACCGCTGGCGGCTCACCGCCGCCAACGGCAACATCGTCGCCGACTCCGGTGAGGGCTATGCGTCCGCGTCCGGCGTTAAGGAAGCTGTTGAGCGCGTGAAAGGGTACACACCCGACGCCCACGCACTGGACATCGGCTGGGCAGCCTTCGAGATTTTCGAGGATAACGGCGGGAAGTTCCGCTGGCGGCTCCGCCACCGCAACGGCAACATCATGGCCGACTGCGGCGGGTCCTACAGTTCGAAATCCGGTGCGGAAGACGCTGTGGACTCGTTCAAGCTGAACGCCCCCGGTGCCGAGCAGGTCGAAGACGGCGACGCCGACACTGAGGTGTAA
- a CDS encoding Phosphoribosylglycinamide synthetase, ATP-grasp (A) domain-containing protein (PFAM: Phosphoribosylglycinamide synthetase, ATP-grasp (A) domain~KEGG: hla:Hlac_1553 phosphoribosylglycinamide synthetase): MNAKNFLFVSADAALITDLAWQIHSEGHDVKYYIEAENDKEIGDGFVPKTDDWEAEVDWADVIVFDDIWVGTNIGTGELAQELRAQGKAVVGGTPNTDHLEEDRGYAMEILEAHGVNTVEHHIFHDFDAGIQYVQENPAPYVIKPLGEVQNVKRLLYVGNDDDGGDVVDVLKAYKKAWGHRMKGFQLQRKVEGVEVAICGFFNGEEFIDQVNFNFEHKKLFPGNIGPQTGEMGTSMFWSGHNHLFEETLGKLEGWLADEGYVGSIDMNCIVNATGIYPLEFTPRFGYPTITLQEESFESPTGQFFADLAQGNDPNLQVHSGFQVCIRVVLPPFPFDDERTYDENSRNAAVVFETDSKEGVHIEDAKCVSLRDTEMGSGEPCDPRATIDGQWRVAGENGMPIVVTGKGETMREAREQCYARVDDIVMPNLYYRDDVGERWMDGEGDRLQAWDYLGPQSS, encoded by the coding sequence ATGAACGCGAAGAACTTCCTCTTCGTCTCGGCCGACGCCGCGCTTATCACCGACCTGGCGTGGCAGATACACAGCGAAGGACACGACGTGAAGTACTACATCGAGGCCGAGAACGACAAGGAGATCGGCGACGGCTTCGTTCCCAAAACCGACGATTGGGAGGCAGAGGTCGACTGGGCCGACGTTATCGTCTTTGACGACATTTGGGTTGGCACGAATATCGGGACAGGCGAACTCGCCCAGGAACTCAGAGCGCAAGGGAAGGCCGTCGTCGGCGGCACCCCCAACACGGACCACCTCGAGGAGGACCGCGGCTACGCGATGGAGATTCTCGAAGCGCACGGCGTCAACACGGTCGAGCACCACATCTTCCACGATTTCGATGCCGGTATCCAGTACGTCCAGGAGAACCCCGCCCCGTACGTTATCAAACCACTCGGCGAGGTACAGAACGTCAAACGACTCCTCTACGTCGGCAACGACGACGACGGCGGTGACGTCGTCGACGTCCTGAAAGCCTACAAGAAGGCGTGGGGCCACCGGATGAAGGGGTTCCAGCTCCAGCGGAAGGTCGAGGGCGTCGAAGTCGCAATCTGTGGCTTCTTCAACGGCGAAGAGTTCATCGACCAAGTCAACTTCAACTTCGAGCATAAGAAGCTCTTTCCGGGCAACATCGGGCCCCAGACCGGTGAAATGGGGACCTCGATGTTCTGGTCGGGTCACAACCACCTGTTCGAGGAGACACTCGGCAAACTCGAGGGGTGGCTGGCAGATGAGGGCTACGTCGGCAGTATCGACATGAACTGCATCGTGAACGCGACGGGCATCTATCCCCTCGAGTTCACGCCGCGCTTTGGCTACCCGACCATCACCCTGCAGGAGGAGTCCTTCGAGTCGCCGACTGGCCAGTTCTTCGCTGACCTCGCACAGGGAAACGATCCCAACCTGCAGGTCCACAGTGGCTTCCAGGTCTGCATCCGCGTGGTGCTCCCACCGTTCCCCTTCGACGACGAGCGGACCTACGACGAAAACTCCCGAAACGCCGCCGTGGTCTTCGAGACCGACAGCAAGGAGGGCGTCCACATCGAGGACGCCAAGTGCGTGTCGCTTCGCGACACGGAAATGGGGAGCGGGGAGCCATGCGACCCGCGAGCCACCATCGACGGCCAGTGGCGTGTCGCCGGCGAAAACGGGATGCCAATCGTCGTCACCGGGAAAGGCGAGACGATGCGTGAAGCCCGCGAACAGTGCTACGCTCGGGTCGACGACATCGTGATGCCGAACCTCTACTACCGCGACGACGTTGGCGAGCGGTGGATGGATGGCGAAGGCGACCGCCTGCAGGCGTGGGACTATCTCGGCCCGCAATCTTCCTGA
- a CDS encoding nitrile hydratase, alpha subunit (TIGRFAM: Nitrile hydratase, alpha subunit~KEGG: nitrile hydratase subunit alpha~PFAM: Nitrile hydratase, alpha subunit/Thiocyanate hydrolase, gamma subunit), producing MTDDETPDEERALRDIDPEARARALQSLLIEEGLVTTDAVDELVALYEEDVGPMVGAQVVAEAWTDPEYKERLLKDGIGAVAELGVGLEEEVMELRVVENDPETHNIVVCTLCSCYPWAVLGLPPTWYKSPAYRSRVVKEPRALLREEFGTDLLEDVAVEVWDSNSEIRYMVLPQRPEGADGMAKGELADLVERNHMIGVERLGDSV from the coding sequence ATGACCGACGACGAGACCCCAGACGAGGAGCGAGCACTGCGAGATATCGACCCCGAGGCCCGCGCCCGTGCGCTCCAGTCCCTGCTCATCGAGGAGGGGCTGGTAACCACCGACGCCGTCGACGAACTGGTCGCGCTCTACGAGGAGGACGTCGGGCCGATGGTCGGCGCTCAGGTGGTCGCCGAAGCCTGGACGGACCCGGAGTACAAGGAACGGCTGCTCAAGGATGGCATCGGCGCTGTTGCCGAGTTGGGTGTGGGCCTTGAGGAGGAGGTGATGGAGCTCCGAGTGGTCGAAAACGACCCCGAAACCCACAACATCGTGGTCTGTACGCTCTGTTCCTGTTACCCCTGGGCCGTGCTGGGGCTGCCACCAACGTGGTACAAATCACCTGCCTACCGCTCTCGCGTCGTCAAAGAGCCACGGGCGCTGCTCCGGGAGGAGTTCGGGACTGACCTCCTCGAGGACGTGGCAGTCGAGGTGTGGGACTCCAACTCCGAAATTCGGTACATGGTGCTCCCCCAGCGTCCCGAGGGGGCCGACGGGATGGCAAAAGGCGAACTCGCGGACCTCGTCGAGCGCAACCACATGATCGGTGTCGAGCGACTCGGGGACAGCGTATGA
- a CDS encoding hypothetical protein (KEGG: hypothetical protein) has translation MTEHRIDGSLVEGDAIFSEPWQARAFALAVSVTDEDEDGDGVGEWTEFQARLVAEIEAADSPADLASRDEPPELDGDEGAYYEQWLAALEDLLVTAGIDADALRERALEFERGDRDAHEFVEGDPHEHADDLPDGHADGCHGHAHDHSH, from the coding sequence ATGACCGAGCATCGAATCGACGGCTCACTGGTCGAGGGCGACGCCATCTTCAGCGAGCCGTGGCAAGCCCGTGCGTTCGCACTCGCCGTCTCGGTGACTGACGAGGATGAGGACGGCGACGGCGTCGGCGAATGGACCGAGTTTCAAGCGCGTCTCGTCGCCGAAATCGAGGCCGCAGACTCACCGGCTGACCTGGCGAGCAGAGACGAACCACCCGAACTCGACGGTGACGAAGGAGCCTATTACGAACAGTGGCTGGCGGCGTTGGAGGACCTGCTCGTGACCGCCGGCATCGACGCCGACGCGCTGCGCGAGCGGGCTCTGGAGTTCGAGCGCGGTGACCGCGACGCCCACGAGTTCGTCGAAGGTGACCCACACGAGCACGCCGATGATTTGCCGGATGGGCACGCTGATGGGTGTCACGGGCATGCGCACGACCACTCGCATTAG
- a CDS encoding Ribosomal protein L44E (PFAM: Ribosomal protein L44e~KEGG: hwa:HQ1253A 50S ribosomal protein L44e) → MEMPRRMNTYCPHCDAHHEHEVEKVRTGRQTGMKWAARQQKRGKKVIGNTGKFSKVPSGDKPTKKTHLKYICSDCSKAHMREGWRTGRLEFQE, encoded by the coding sequence ATGGAGATGCCACGCCGTATGAACACGTACTGCCCGCACTGTGACGCTCACCACGAACACGAGGTCGAGAAAGTTCGAACCGGCCGCCAGACCGGGATGAAGTGGGCCGCCCGCCAGCAGAAACGCGGGAAGAAAGTCATCGGGAACACCGGGAAGTTCTCGAAGGTCCCCTCCGGCGACAAGCCGACGAAGAAGACCCACCTCAAATACATCTGCTCGGACTGCTCGAAGGCTCACATGCGTGAGGGCTGGAGAACCGGCCGACTGGAGTTCCAGGAATAA
- a CDS encoding 30S ribosomal protein S27e (KEGG: hvo:HVO_0700 30S ribosomal protein S27.eR~HAMAP: 30S ribosomal protein S27e~PFAM: Ribosomal protein S27e), whose translation MAGSFVTVQCSDCENEQVVFQKASSTVNCAVCGTTLATPTGGNANIDHEITGVVEAR comes from the coding sequence ATGGCGGGGAGCTTCGTTACCGTGCAGTGCTCGGATTGTGAGAACGAACAGGTCGTCTTCCAGAAGGCCTCCTCGACGGTGAACTGCGCCGTCTGTGGGACCACGCTGGCGACGCCGACCGGCGGCAACGCAAATATCGACCACGAGATCACCGGCGTCGTCGAGGCACGATAG
- a CDS encoding translation initiation factor 2, alpha subunit (PFAM: Eukaryotic translation initiation factor 2, alpha subunit; Ribosomal protein S1, RNA binding domain~KEGG: hbo:Hbor_25180 translation initiation factor 2 subunit alpha (aeif-2a)): MAGSEWPEDGELVVGKVDEIADFGVFVDLEGYEKRGLVHISEVASGWIKNVRDHVSVGRTVVAKVLDVDTSAQQVDLSLKDVNEHQRKETIQEWKNEQKAEKWMELSFGEDLSTEREDAIADALLVEYDSLYDAFEAAAISGTEAFEDCDLEEDDLLAIVQTARENVSVPYVNVTGYVDIRSPSPQGVDDVKAALRATAGEDSEEVPEEVKLEVSYVGAPEYRIQVQAPDYKAAEAELEDAAARAKAAIEELGGTAEYHRERHEDDE, from the coding sequence ATGGCGGGGAGTGAGTGGCCGGAGGATGGCGAGCTCGTCGTCGGAAAAGTCGACGAGATTGCTGACTTCGGCGTCTTCGTCGATTTGGAAGGCTACGAGAAGCGCGGGCTGGTCCACATCTCGGAGGTCGCCTCCGGATGGATCAAGAACGTTCGCGACCACGTCAGCGTCGGCCGCACCGTCGTCGCGAAGGTGCTTGACGTCGATACGTCCGCTCAGCAGGTCGACCTCTCCCTCAAGGACGTCAACGAGCACCAGCGCAAAGAAACCATCCAGGAGTGGAAAAACGAGCAGAAAGCAGAGAAGTGGATGGAACTCTCCTTCGGCGAGGACCTCAGCACGGAGCGTGAGGATGCCATCGCCGACGCACTGCTCGTCGAGTACGACTCGCTCTACGACGCCTTCGAGGCCGCGGCGATTAGCGGGACGGAGGCGTTCGAGGACTGCGACCTCGAAGAAGACGACCTGCTGGCAATCGTCCAGACGGCCCGGGAGAACGTTTCGGTGCCCTACGTCAACGTCACGGGCTACGTTGACATCCGCTCGCCCAGCCCCCAGGGCGTCGACGACGTGAAGGCAGCACTGCGCGCGACCGCCGGCGAGGACTCCGAGGAGGTGCCCGAAGAAGTGAAACTCGAGGTCTCCTACGTCGGCGCACCGGAGTACCGCATTCAGGTCCAAGCGCCGGACTACAAGGCCGCAGAGGCTGAACTCGAAGACGCGGCCGCTCGCGCGAAAGCCGCGATCGAAGAACTCGGCGGAACCGCCGAGTACCACCGCGAGCGACACGAAGACGACGAATGA
- a CDS encoding Ribosome biogenesis protein Nop10 (KEGG: hbo:Hbor_25190 zn-ribbon RNA-binding protein~HAMAP: Ribosome biogenesis protein Nop10~PFAM: Nucleolar RNA-binding protein Nop10p), translating to MTKSDIRVCSAWSSVHSRPVYTLSSTCPECGAEAINSAPAPFDPADSYGEYRRRARSEGPDDS from the coding sequence ATGACGAAATCGGACATCCGCGTCTGTTCGGCGTGGAGCTCTGTCCATTCCCGTCCCGTCTACACCCTTTCTTCGACCTGTCCGGAGTGCGGCGCGGAGGCCATCAACAGCGCCCCGGCTCCGTTCGACCCCGCCGACTCCTACGGCGAATATCGGCGCCGCGCCCGGTCAGAAGGCCCGGACGACAGCTAA